One part of the Halopenitus persicus genome encodes these proteins:
- the hpt gene encoding hypoxanthine/guanine phosphoribosyltransferase codes for MDQLEQSLLDAPIIEKGEYEYFVHPISDGVPMLEPELLREIVIRIIRKAELENVDKIVTPAAMGIHISTALSLMTDIPLVVIRKRQYGLEGEVPLFQETGYSESEMYINDVEPGDRVLVIDDVLSTGGTMKAILDALTNDIGAEVVDVVAVIKKAGDNDLDDTDYTVRTLINVTVEDGEVVIVDAHGDG; via the coding sequence ATGGACCAGCTGGAGCAGTCCCTGCTCGACGCCCCGATCATCGAGAAAGGCGAGTACGAGTACTTCGTCCACCCGATAAGCGACGGGGTCCCGATGCTGGAGCCGGAACTCCTCCGGGAGATCGTCATCCGGATCATCCGGAAGGCCGAGCTCGAGAACGTCGACAAGATCGTCACGCCGGCCGCGATGGGGATCCACATCTCGACCGCGCTGTCGCTGATGACCGACATTCCGCTCGTGGTCATCCGGAAGCGCCAGTACGGCCTCGAGGGCGAGGTCCCGCTGTTTCAGGAGACCGGCTACTCGGAGTCCGAGATGTACATCAACGACGTCGAGCCCGGCGACCGCGTGCTCGTGATCGACGACGTCCTCTCGACGGGCGGCACGATGAAGGCGATCCTCGACGCGTTGACCAACGACATCGGCGCGGAAGTCGTCGACGTCGTCGCCGTCATCAAGAAGGCCGGCGACAACGACCTCGACGACACCGACTACACCGTCCGAACTCTCATCAACGTCACCGTCGAGGACGGCGAGGTCGTCATCGTCGACGCCCACGGCGACGGGTGA
- a CDS encoding bis(5'-nucleosyl)-tetraphosphatase codes for MTVEATSAGAILFRDTRGHREYLLLKSRPGDWEFPKGGVEGDEELQQTAIREVEEEAGISDFRLIDGFRKEYDYVFEANGETIHKTVHLFIARSFEASAELSKEHRDLQWRDYDQAINTITQDGPREIFEEAHEYLDDIKAEEDGQYG; via the coding sequence ATGACGGTCGAAGCGACGAGCGCTGGAGCCATCCTCTTCCGCGACACCCGCGGCCACCGGGAGTACCTGCTCCTGAAGAGCCGTCCGGGGGACTGGGAGTTCCCCAAAGGCGGGGTCGAGGGGGACGAGGAGCTCCAGCAAACGGCGATCAGGGAGGTCGAGGAGGAGGCGGGGATATCCGATTTCCGCCTCATCGACGGCTTCCGCAAGGAGTACGATTACGTGTTCGAGGCGAACGGCGAGACCATCCACAAGACGGTCCACCTGTTCATCGCGCGCTCCTTCGAGGCCAGCGCCGAGCTCTCGAAGGAGCACCGCGACCTCCAGTGGCGCGACTACGACCAAGCGATCAACACGATCACCCAGGACGGCCCCCGCGAGATCTTCGAGGAGGCCCACGAGTACCTCGACGACATCAAGGCCGAGGAAGACGGCCAATACGGCTAG
- a CDS encoding uS10/mL48 family ribosomal protein, whose translation MTFVTKLSFESGDRRVLEETVEDLHRTLERKGVECKGPHAFSPERTRVQLYKQLRPGDQFSPWEYTVYARKLEIHGSDDIAREMVDRDFPDSVHVEVEVDRKKPLGHGRD comes from the coding sequence ATGACCTTCGTCACCAAACTCTCCTTCGAATCCGGCGACCGGCGCGTCCTCGAGGAGACCGTCGAGGACCTCCACCGGACGCTCGAGCGAAAGGGCGTGGAGTGTAAGGGCCCTCACGCCTTCTCGCCCGAGCGAACGCGCGTCCAGCTGTATAAGCAACTCCGACCGGGCGACCAGTTCTCCCCGTGGGAGTACACCGTCTACGCGCGCAAACTCGAGATCCACGGGTCCGACGACATCGCCCGCGAGATGGTCGACCGCGACTTCCCCGACTCCGTCCACGTCGAGGTCGAAGTCGATCGGAAGAAGCCGCTCGGCCACGGGCGCGACTGA
- the dnaK gene encoding molecular chaperone DnaK yields MASNKILGIDLGTTNSAFAVMEGGDPEIIANAEGDRTTPSIVAFSDDGERLVGKPAKNQAVQNPDRTIQSIKRHMGEEDYTVEIEDEEYTPEQVSAMILQKIKRDAEEYLGDEIEKAVITVPAYFNDKQRQATKDAGEIAGFEVDRIVNEPTAAAMAYGLDDESDQTVLVYDLGGGTFDVSILDLGGGVYEVVATNGDNDLGGDDWDEAVIDHLAEEFENDHGIDLREDRQALQRLTEAAEEAKIELSNKKETTVNLPFITATDSGPVHLEQSITRATFESLTGDLLERTVGPTEQALEDAGYAKGDIDEVILVGGSTRMPQVQEKVEELVGQEPKKNVNPDEAVALGAAVQGGVLSGDVDDIVLLDVTPLSLGIEVKGGLFERLIEKNTTIPTEASKVFTTAADNQTSVNVRVFQGEREIAEENELLGAFQLTGIPPAPAGTPQIEVSFNIDENGIVNVEAEDQGSGNAESITIEGGAGLSDEEIDRMQEEAEQHAEEDEKRRELIEARNEAESTVQRAETLIEENEENVDDDVIAEIEDAMDDVEDVLADEDADIDEIESATEDLAEQLQEIGKQMYQEQAAQAGAAGGAGAAGAGPGGMGGAGGAGPGGMGGAGGAAGNGAGEPGDDEYVDADFEDVDEDDE; encoded by the coding sequence ATGGCGAGCAACAAGATCCTCGGTATCGACCTCGGTACCACGAACTCCGCGTTTGCGGTGATGGAGGGCGGCGACCCCGAGATCATCGCGAACGCCGAAGGCGACCGCACGACGCCGTCGATCGTCGCGTTTTCCGACGACGGCGAGCGGCTGGTCGGCAAGCCCGCCAAGAACCAGGCGGTGCAGAACCCCGACCGAACGATCCAGTCCATCAAGCGACATATGGGCGAGGAGGATTACACCGTCGAGATCGAGGACGAGGAGTACACGCCCGAGCAGGTCTCGGCGATGATCCTCCAGAAGATCAAACGTGACGCCGAGGAGTACCTCGGCGACGAGATCGAGAAGGCGGTCATCACCGTCCCCGCCTACTTCAACGACAAGCAGCGACAGGCGACGAAGGACGCCGGCGAGATCGCCGGCTTCGAGGTCGACCGGATCGTCAACGAGCCGACCGCGGCTGCGATGGCGTACGGCCTCGACGACGAGTCCGACCAGACGGTGCTCGTCTACGACCTCGGCGGCGGCACCTTCGACGTCTCGATCCTCGACCTGGGCGGCGGCGTCTACGAGGTCGTCGCGACCAACGGCGACAACGACCTCGGCGGCGACGACTGGGACGAGGCGGTCATCGACCACCTCGCCGAGGAGTTCGAGAACGACCACGGGATCGACCTCCGCGAGGACCGACAGGCCCTCCAGCGGCTCACGGAGGCCGCCGAGGAGGCGAAGATCGAGCTGTCGAACAAGAAGGAGACCACGGTCAACCTGCCGTTCATCACGGCGACTGACTCCGGGCCCGTCCACCTCGAGCAGTCGATCACGCGGGCCACCTTCGAGTCGCTGACCGGTGACCTCCTCGAGCGAACCGTCGGTCCGACCGAGCAGGCGCTCGAGGACGCCGGCTACGCGAAGGGCGACATCGACGAGGTCATCCTCGTCGGCGGCTCCACCCGGATGCCGCAGGTACAGGAGAAGGTCGAGGAGCTCGTCGGCCAGGAGCCGAAGAAGAACGTCAACCCCGACGAGGCCGTCGCGCTGGGCGCGGCCGTCCAGGGCGGCGTGCTCTCGGGCGACGTCGACGACATCGTCCTGCTGGACGTGACGCCGCTCTCGCTCGGCATCGAGGTGAAGGGCGGCCTCTTCGAGCGGCTCATCGAGAAGAACACCACGATCCCGACGGAGGCCTCGAAGGTCTTCACGACCGCCGCGGACAACCAGACGTCGGTCAACGTCCGCGTCTTCCAGGGCGAACGCGAGATCGCCGAGGAGAACGAGCTGCTGGGTGCCTTCCAGCTCACCGGCATCCCGCCGGCGCCCGCCGGAACGCCGCAGATCGAGGTTTCCTTTAACATCGACGAGAACGGGATCGTCAACGTCGAGGCGGAGGACCAGGGCTCGGGCAACGCCGAGTCGATCACCATCGAGGGCGGCGCCGGCCTCTCCGACGAGGAGATCGATCGGATGCAGGAGGAGGCCGAACAGCACGCCGAGGAGGACGAGAAGCGCCGCGAGCTGATCGAGGCCCGCAACGAGGCCGAATCGACGGTTCAGCGCGCCGAGACCCTCATCGAGGAGAACGAGGAGAACGTCGACGACGACGTGATCGCCGAGATCGAGGACGCGATGGACGACGTCGAGGACGTCCTTGCGGACGAGGACGCCGACATCGACGAGATCGAGTCGGCAACCGAGGACCTGGCCGAGCAGCTCCAGGAGATCGGCAAGCAGATGTATCAGGAACAGGCGGCCCAGGCCGGTGCCGCCGGCGGCGCCGGGGCGGCGGGCGCCGGTCCGGGCGGAATGGGCGGTGCCGGCGGCGCCGGTCCCGGCGGGATGGGCGGTGCCGGCGGCGCGGCCGGCAACGGTGCCGGCGAGCCCGGCGACGACGAGTACGTCGACGCCGACTTCGAGGACGTGGACGAGGACGACGAATAG
- the dnaJ gene encoding molecular chaperone DnaJ, with protein MSEDFYDALGVSRDADTDEIKQAYRKKAAEYHPDVSDHDDAEEKFKTIKKAKEVLTDEETRRQYDQLGHDRFVEAEKRGAAGSGAGGGPGGAGGPFGGGAGGAGGFEDIFNQFFGGGGGRGRGGDPNRPRQGQDLRTGVTIDLEEAFEGATKQFTVTRPETCDTCDGAGHPPDADVSTCRQCNGQGQVTQVQQTPLGRVQQTTTCPRCEGTGETYSERCSDCDGDGVVRNEATLSVEIPAGIRSGQSLRMEGEGAPGENGGPNGDLLIEVDVDVGDRFERDGADLHVHEAVSFPQAAFGDTVQIETVDGTVEMDVPSGTQSGETFRLSGKGMPRLRGRGRGDLYVQVQVVVPDSLNDEQREALEAFAEAGGEEIDVEQGFFEKLKSSF; from the coding sequence ATGAGCGAGGACTTCTACGACGCACTCGGGGTCTCACGGGACGCCGACACCGACGAGATCAAACAGGCGTATCGAAAGAAGGCGGCGGAGTATCACCCGGACGTCAGCGACCACGACGACGCCGAGGAGAAATTCAAGACGATCAAGAAGGCCAAGGAGGTCCTCACCGACGAGGAGACGCGCCGCCAGTACGACCAGCTGGGCCACGACCGGTTCGTCGAGGCCGAGAAGCGCGGTGCGGCCGGGTCGGGAGCCGGCGGCGGCCCCGGAGGAGCGGGCGGTCCCTTCGGCGGCGGCGCGGGCGGCGCCGGCGGCTTCGAGGACATCTTCAACCAGTTCTTCGGCGGCGGTGGCGGCCGCGGTCGCGGCGGCGACCCGAACCGCCCGCGGCAGGGGCAGGACCTCCGGACGGGCGTGACGATCGACCTCGAGGAGGCCTTCGAGGGCGCCACCAAGCAGTTCACCGTTACCCGTCCCGAGACGTGCGACACCTGCGATGGCGCCGGACACCCGCCCGACGCGGACGTCTCGACGTGTCGGCAGTGCAACGGCCAGGGACAGGTCACGCAGGTCCAACAGACCCCGCTCGGCCGCGTCCAGCAGACGACCACCTGCCCCCGGTGTGAGGGGACCGGCGAGACCTACAGCGAGCGGTGTTCCGACTGCGACGGCGACGGCGTCGTCCGCAACGAGGCGACGCTGTCGGTCGAGATCCCGGCCGGGATCAGGTCGGGCCAGAGCCTCCGGATGGAGGGGGAGGGCGCTCCCGGCGAGAACGGCGGGCCCAACGGCGACCTCCTCATCGAGGTCGACGTCGACGTCGGCGACCGGTTCGAACGCGACGGCGCCGACCTCCACGTCCACGAGGCGGTCTCGTTCCCGCAGGCCGCCTTCGGCGACACGGTACAGATCGAGACCGTCGACGGCACCGTCGAGATGGACGTTCCGTCGGGGACCCAAAGCGGGGAGACGTTCCGGCTCTCCGGCAAGGGGATGCCCCGCCTGCGCGGCCGGGGGCGTGGCGACCTCTACGTCCAGGTGCAGGTGGTCGTCCCCGACTCGCTCAACGACGAGCAGCGCGAGGCGCTGGAGGCGTTCGCCGAGGCCGGCGGCGAGGAGATCGACGTCGAACAGGGCTTCTTCGAGAAGCTGAAGAGCTCCTTCTGA
- a CDS encoding class I adenylate-forming enzyme family protein: METLADPLARDRRSDDPALVTPDGRERSRHDLITNAYKAGNALRHEGVRRGAAVGIAPVPDLPFVLAFLGAGLLGATVRFDVDASLAAGARAIVVPAADVADVTADAGPGTRVVAVGGAPDDPAVTHWEETVWSENPAFPSPTIEPDDPLLGSPDGDETITHGEAISAATAIAEQYGIGSARRVVLRSSLAHPGAVVAGVLAPLCGGGVTVLSSAEAEGVAAEADLVVGDADGQNANDASAVAVDPTVIDPDDVPT, from the coding sequence ATGGAGACCCTCGCGGACCCGCTCGCCCGTGATCGCCGAAGCGACGATCCCGCACTCGTGACGCCGGACGGTCGGGAGCGCAGCCGCCACGATCTGATCACGAACGCGTACAAGGCCGGCAACGCGCTCCGGCACGAGGGCGTCCGACGTGGCGCCGCGGTCGGGATCGCGCCGGTACCGGACCTGCCGTTCGTCCTCGCGTTCCTCGGTGCCGGCCTCCTGGGCGCGACCGTCCGGTTCGACGTGGACGCGAGCCTCGCGGCGGGCGCGCGAGCGATCGTCGTCCCGGCTGCCGACGTCGCCGACGTCACCGCGGACGCGGGGCCGGGAACGCGGGTGGTCGCCGTGGGCGGAGCGCCGGACGACCCCGCCGTCACCCACTGGGAGGAGACCGTCTGGAGCGAGAACCCGGCGTTCCCGTCGCCGACGATCGAGCCGGACGATCCGTTATTGGGCTCGCCCGACGGAGACGAGACCATCACTCACGGCGAGGCGATCTCGGCAGCCACGGCGATCGCCGAGCAGTACGGGATCGGTTCGGCGCGTCGGGTCGTCCTCCGGTCCTCGCTCGCGCACCCGGGTGCGGTCGTGGCCGGCGTGCTCGCGCCGCTGTGTGGCGGCGGCGTCACCGTGTTGTCGTCGGCCGAGGCCGAGGGCGTTGCCGCCGAGGCCGACCTGGTGGTCGGCGACGCCGATGGCCAGAACGCGAACGATGCGAGCGCGGTCGCCGTCGACCCAACCGTGATCGACCCCGACGACGTGCCCACTTGA